The proteins below are encoded in one region of Alphaproteobacteria bacterium:
- a CDS encoding ParB/RepB/Spo0J family partition protein has protein sequence MKKRGLGQGLSALLGEEISSSINRNEGGTKEVFSTQLSPSSFQPREIFDNDELDLLAASIRNNGILQPILVRRKSDNDYEIIAGERRWRAAQRVGLEKIPVIEKILTDEEALTIALVENIQRENLNPIEEAHAYQRIIEKTGYTQEKVSEIVGKSRAHVANLLRLNQLSDKAKTHVKDGKISMGHAKVLIGMENIEEIIDLIIQKNLNVRQTENLVKKLKILGNEKIEKKSPSSSKKQKENLMTALLYTDDEVLKVQGFIEEIMQCKTTVQIKGENNITVSFHLKGMDELDSFMAKINTTFSE, from the coding sequence ATGAAAAAAAGAGGATTGGGTCAAGGGCTTTCAGCTTTATTGGGGGAAGAAATTTCCTCTTCAATTAATAGAAATGAGGGGGGAACCAAAGAAGTTTTTTCCACACAACTTTCTCCAAGTTCTTTTCAGCCCCGAGAAATTTTTGATAATGATGAGCTTGATCTGTTAGCGGCATCTATTAGAAATAATGGTATTCTGCAGCCGATCCTTGTTCGTAGAAAATCTGACAATGATTATGAAATCATTGCGGGAGAAAGACGGTGGAGAGCAGCTCAGCGTGTAGGCCTTGAAAAAATCCCAGTTATAGAAAAAATTCTAACGGACGAAGAGGCTCTAACAATTGCGCTGGTTGAAAACATTCAAAGGGAAAACCTAAACCCTATTGAGGAAGCACATGCCTATCAACGGATCATAGAAAAAACAGGATATACTCAAGAAAAAGTTTCAGAAATTGTTGGAAAAAGCCGCGCCCATGTGGCAAATCTTTTGCGCCTTAATCAGCTTTCTGACAAAGCAAAAACTCATGTTAAGGATGGCAAAATTTCTATGGGTCATGCTAAGGTTTTGATTGGCATGGAGAATATTGAAGAGATTATCGATTTGATTATTCAAAAGAATCTTAATGTTCGACAAACAGAAAACCTTGTTAAGAAACTAAAAATTCTTGGTAATGAAAAGATTGAAAAAAAGTCCCCCTCTTCCAGTAAAAAACAAAAAGAAAACCTAATGACGGCCCTGTTATATACGGACGATGAGGTTTTAAAAGTTCAAGGGTTTATTGAAGAAATTATGCAATGCAAAACAACAGTTCAAATCAAGGGAGAAAACAACATAACCGTTTCCTTTCATCTAAAAGGTATGGATGAGCTGGATTCCTTTATGGCCAAAATCAACACAACGTTTTCTGAATAG
- the dnaQ gene encoding DNA polymerase III subunit epsilon, which yields MREIILDTETTGLSPAHGDRMVEIACVELINHLPTGRVYHKYLNPEREVSKEAYAVHGLDYRFLKDHPLFSEISQEFLEFISNSPLVIHNADFDMKFLNAELGKRLENPVVDTLPMARKKFPGSPASLDALCRRFQIDNKDRTLHGALIDCHLLSAVYLELKGGRQAGFALSSETQPQQNVEDILSLYKDKVFRKPRNFSV from the coding sequence ATGAGAGAAATTATTCTAGATACGGAAACCACAGGTCTTTCCCCTGCTCATGGGGATAGAATGGTTGAAATTGCCTGTGTTGAGCTTATAAATCATCTACCAACAGGGCGGGTCTACCATAAGTATTTGAACCCTGAGAGAGAAGTTTCTAAAGAAGCTTACGCTGTTCATGGTTTAGACTATAGGTTTCTAAAAGACCATCCTTTGTTTTCGGAAATTTCCCAAGAATTCTTAGAGTTTATTTCTAATTCCCCCCTAGTTATTCATAACGCAGACTTTGATATGAAATTTTTGAATGCTGAGCTTGGGAAGAGATTGGAAAACCCTGTGGTTGATACACTTCCTATGGCGCGGAAAAAATTCCCTGGGTCCCCGGCTAGCTTGGATGCCCTTTGTCGACGGTTTCAGATTGATAATAAAGATCGCACGCTGCATGGTGCCCTAATTGATTGTCATTTATTAAGTGCTGTTTACTTAGAGCTAAAAGGCGGCAGACAAGCAGGGTTTGCGCTATCATCAGAGACACAACCTCAGCAGAATGTAGAAGATATTTTGTCCTTGTATAAAGACAAAGTTTTTAGAAAACCCAGAAATTTTAGTGTTTGA
- the greA gene encoding transcription elongation factor GreA — MEKIPLTLGGLKKMQEELKHIKSVERQAIIQAIEEARAHGDLSENAEYHAARERQSFNEGRINELEDKISRAEVIDVQKLSGDSVKFGATVSLLDHDADEVITYQIVGAEEADVKLSLLSITSPLARALIGRKKGDTIEVKTPRGEKTYEIQKVEFI; from the coding sequence ATGGAAAAAATCCCTTTAACGCTAGGTGGCCTCAAGAAAATGCAAGAGGAGCTTAAGCACATTAAATCCGTTGAACGGCAGGCCATTATACAGGCTATTGAAGAAGCGCGAGCTCACGGTGACTTGTCTGAAAATGCAGAATATCATGCAGCCCGTGAACGGCAATCTTTTAATGAAGGCCGTATTAATGAACTGGAAGATAAAATCAGCCGGGCCGAAGTTATTGATGTGCAGAAATTGTCGGGGGATTCCGTCAAGTTTGGGGCAACAGTTTCTTTATTAGACCATGATGCTGATGAAGTGATCACTTACCAAATTGTGGGGGCTGAGGAGGCCGATGTTAAGTTATCTCTTTTGTCCATTACATCTCCCTTGGCGCGGGCTTTAATTGGCCGCAAAAAAGGGGATACGATTGAGGTTAAAACTCCTCGTGGAGAAAAAACCTACGAAATTCAAAAGGTAGAGTTTATCTAA
- a CDS encoding VacB/RNase II family 3'-5' exoribonuclease, producing the protein MDKPRFLPSAEELSNFLKSKKGLVSKRELFQTFQIKGTSQKMAFKRLLASLGTKKKKDRPFKKSFTPREIPSFLIGQVHKMSRGIRFVPADRKVKGTFFIQDMKEFSKDQIGTLFKAKILPGKSDTVKLLEPLGADPKDISGLVLAMLEIPKEFPAAVLDEANTVSVVPPLGKREDIRHLNLVTIDGRDSRDFDDAVWAEPDKDPKNPNGWHLIVAIADVAHYVSPGTALDREAYHRGTSVYFPDKVIPMLPETLSNGVCSLNPDVDRACVGVHLWIAHDGSKLRHQFFRGLMRSAARLTYEDVQKVHDTPLMKHPQKALIQNLFRAYNALAKASTERGTLKIESDEPYIIFDDKGVIKEMMPKPRLISHQLIEEFMVLANVAAAEHLKKHNLPCLYRVHDTPDPEKTENLKFSLRHLGVKTSGPILTPYDFTKLFYAVQHTPVAPIVNDLILRCQKQAVYGPHNIGHFGLNLKEYCHFTSPIRRYPDILVHRGLLTALGLDDDLPDKSVEAFEELGRSCSASERRAVSAERDAMDRYMASYFAPKIGEVFTGYISTITHAGLFVKVNNVGATGFIPMGSMRDDFYIFKENPARLEGRRRRKTFNLGDTIKAKLIEADLVRGRLLFGF; encoded by the coding sequence TTGGATAAACCCCGCTTTCTTCCCTCGGCCGAGGAACTTTCAAATTTTCTAAAAAGCAAAAAAGGACTGGTTTCCAAACGGGAACTTTTTCAAACTTTTCAAATCAAAGGAACCAGTCAAAAGATGGCCTTTAAGCGGTTGTTGGCGTCTTTAGGCACCAAAAAGAAGAAAGATCGTCCCTTTAAAAAATCTTTCACCCCCCGGGAAATACCCTCTTTTTTGATTGGTCAGGTTCATAAGATGAGCCGCGGTATCAGGTTTGTGCCGGCGGATAGAAAAGTTAAAGGAACTTTTTTCATTCAAGACATGAAAGAATTTTCGAAAGATCAAATTGGCACCCTTTTCAAAGCCAAGATTTTGCCAGGAAAGTCTGATACGGTTAAGCTATTAGAGCCCTTAGGGGCAGACCCCAAGGACATCAGTGGATTGGTGTTGGCCATGCTCGAAATTCCCAAGGAATTTCCCGCCGCTGTTTTGGATGAAGCCAACACGGTGTCTGTGGTTCCTCCCCTGGGAAAACGAGAAGACATACGGCACCTTAATCTTGTCACTATAGATGGCCGTGATTCCCGTGATTTCGACGATGCTGTGTGGGCCGAACCTGATAAAGATCCAAAGAATCCAAACGGCTGGCACCTGATTGTCGCCATTGCGGATGTGGCCCATTATGTGAGCCCTGGAACAGCTTTGGATAGGGAAGCTTATCACCGGGGAACCTCTGTCTATTTTCCTGATAAGGTTATACCTATGTTGCCAGAAACTCTTTCGAATGGGGTGTGTTCCTTAAACCCAGATGTCGATCGTGCCTGTGTGGGGGTTCATTTGTGGATTGCCCATGATGGCAGTAAGCTGCGTCATCAATTTTTCAGGGGACTTATGCGATCAGCCGCCCGTCTGACCTATGAAGATGTTCAAAAAGTCCACGATACACCGTTGATGAAACACCCCCAAAAAGCCCTGATTCAGAATTTATTCCGGGCCTATAATGCCTTGGCAAAAGCCAGCACCGAACGGGGGACCTTAAAGATTGAAAGTGACGAGCCCTATATCATTTTTGATGACAAGGGTGTGATTAAAGAAATGATGCCGAAACCTCGCCTGATCAGCCATCAACTGATTGAAGAATTCATGGTTTTGGCCAACGTGGCCGCGGCAGAACACCTTAAAAAACATAATCTTCCCTGTTTGTATCGAGTTCACGACACACCAGACCCGGAAAAAACAGAAAACTTGAAATTTTCTTTACGGCATTTGGGGGTAAAAACATCTGGTCCCATTCTGACGCCCTACGATTTCACAAAACTTTTTTATGCGGTTCAGCATACCCCTGTGGCCCCCATTGTGAATGATCTAATTTTAAGGTGCCAAAAGCAGGCCGTTTATGGGCCCCATAACATTGGCCATTTTGGATTAAACTTGAAAGAATATTGCCATTTTACATCACCCATACGCCGGTATCCAGACATTCTGGTGCATCGAGGGCTCTTGACAGCCCTGGGCTTGGACGATGATCTGCCCGATAAAAGCGTGGAAGCTTTTGAAGAATTGGGAAGGTCCTGTTCGGCCTCAGAGCGTCGGGCCGTATCGGCTGAGCGCGACGCCATGGACCGTTATATGGCCTCTTACTTTGCCCCAAAAATAGGCGAGGTTTTTACAGGATATATTTCAACCATCACTCATGCCGGTTTGTTCGTGAAAGTTAATAATGTGGGGGCAACGGGCTTTATACCCATGGGGTCCATGCGGGACGATTTCTATATTTTCAAGGAAAACCCTGCCCGACTAGAAGGCCGCCGTCGCCGCAAAACCTTTAACCTTGGCGACACCATCAAAGCAAAATTGATTGAGGCTGATCTGGTCCGCGGCCGGTTGTTGTTTGGGTTCTAG
- a CDS encoding AMP nucleosidase, with translation MKKASLTSHKTAVSAFSQIEKLYKKSLKQIQDEFLQVLNNKPLNKKVLENATYPCVQITVTADQLISPMSPVSYGIVYDPGTYSITVTRPDLFKSYYLEQLESLIENHGITIQVGKSHTPIPMLYAVEDEQLLKISEAQRKVIEKAFPPLDLRQINDNIANSMHEVERGENMPLALFTAPRVDYSLDRLYHYTGTDPKHFQRFILLTNYQRYVDAFIEYAQDKLKDGSEYTSLVGPGGCEVGRNEPFPKHCDTNQFQMPAYHLKGPRQNGITFINIGVGPSNAKTITDHLAVLRPHCWIMVGHCAGLRHNQMLGDYVLAHAYVRDDRVLDQDVPSWVPIPSITEIQQAMTDSIKEVTGLSGDELKVRSRTGTVASTCDRNWELNTKDFYVHLRQSRAIAVDMESATIATNGFRFRVPYGTLLCVSDKPVHGEIKMRGMANVFYQKRVQQHLRIGLHTIELLKDRGVDQLHSRKLRGFFEVPFG, from the coding sequence ATGAAAAAAGCTTCCCTTACGTCTCATAAAACGGCTGTTTCGGCTTTTAGCCAGATTGAAAAGCTGTATAAAAAAAGCCTAAAACAAATTCAAGACGAGTTTTTACAGGTTTTAAATAACAAACCCCTTAACAAAAAAGTTTTAGAAAACGCCACCTATCCCTGCGTTCAAATAACGGTGACAGCTGATCAGCTGATTAGCCCTATGTCCCCCGTATCGTATGGAATTGTGTATGACCCCGGTACCTACAGCATTACTGTCACCCGGCCAGATCTGTTTAAAAGTTATTATCTGGAACAGCTGGAAAGTTTAATTGAAAATCATGGCATTACCATTCAGGTAGGAAAAAGCCATACGCCCATCCCCATGTTATATGCAGTAGAAGACGAACAGCTTTTAAAAATATCTGAAGCTCAAAGAAAAGTTATCGAAAAAGCCTTTCCACCTTTAGATTTGCGGCAAATTAATGACAATATTGCCAACAGCATGCATGAAGTTGAACGGGGTGAAAATATGCCGCTCGCCTTGTTTACGGCCCCCCGCGTGGATTACTCTTTGGATCGGTTATATCATTACACGGGAACAGACCCGAAGCATTTTCAAAGATTCATTCTGTTAACAAACTATCAACGATATGTAGATGCATTTATTGAATATGCTCAGGACAAGTTAAAAGACGGTTCAGAATATACAAGCCTGGTAGGACCAGGTGGGTGTGAAGTCGGCAGAAACGAACCCTTTCCAAAGCACTGTGATACCAATCAATTTCAAATGCCCGCTTATCATCTAAAGGGTCCCAGACAAAATGGGATTACCTTCATTAATATTGGCGTAGGCCCCAGTAATGCAAAAACGATAACAGATCATTTGGCTGTTTTACGCCCCCACTGTTGGATTATGGTGGGACACTGCGCCGGACTAAGACATAACCAAATGTTAGGAGATTACGTACTAGCTCATGCTTATGTTCGAGATGATCGCGTCTTAGACCAAGATGTGCCTAGCTGGGTTCCAATTCCATCCATCACCGAAATCCAACAAGCTATGACCGATTCTATCAAAGAAGTCACAGGCTTGTCGGGGGATGAACTGAAAGTGCGCTCTAGAACAGGAACGGTTGCTTCCACCTGTGATAGAAATTGGGAACTAAATACAAAAGATTTCTATGTTCATTTGCGTCAAAGCCGAGCCATTGCCGTTGACATGGAATCAGCCACCATCGCCACCAATGGGTTCCGTTTCCGGGTACCCTATGGCACGCTTTTGTGTGTTTCTGACAAACCCGTTCATGGGGAAATTAAGATGCGGGGCATGGCCAATGTATTTTACCAAAAGCGCGTTCAACAACATTTGCGCATTGGCCTTCATACGATTGAATTACTAAAAGATCGAGGTGTTGATCAGCTTCATAGCCGTAAATTGCGCGGATTTTTTGAGGTTCCCTTTGGATAA
- a CDS encoding Npt1/Npt2 family nucleotide transporter — MSKDNHKSEFKGWRSLVWPIHNHELKKFLPMGIMMFCILFIYTVLRDTKDAILVNAPGAGAESLSFAKGIGVTFSAVLFMIMYAKAANIFGRIGLFYVTAIPFLVFFISFAFFIYPNREMFHMSLETIQAYQAEYPNLTWIVPLVGNWTYTLFYILSELWGSAVLSLLFWQFANAITPVKEAKRFYGMFGFMGNFGLIFSGPAIIYFSTITQNIGLEKAEAWGLTLKYLMALVVVAGAILLAVFYWMNKVVLTDKRFYDPEAMGEKKGKKSKPGLMESFRHIIESPYLGLIAALVLAYGVSINLFEGVWKGQIKIAYPNENDYNTVMGGLSLVTGLIACLFMLVGSNILRRFTWKTAALITPVALLLGIGIFFAAIAYNNTLVPQGMKIVEAIAQGAIGREIVVFVVFLGLGVNAFGKAVKYSLFDPTKEMAYIPLDPELKVKGKAAVDVIGGRGGKSGGAYIQMGLLTAFGGSALYQLVPILAPVVLGVVILWILSVFGLSKKFQSITHDKTM, encoded by the coding sequence ATGTCAAAAGACAATCATAAATCTGAATTTAAAGGATGGCGTTCTCTCGTCTGGCCTATCCATAACCACGAACTAAAAAAATTCTTGCCTATGGGCATCATGATGTTCTGTATCTTGTTCATCTACACGGTGCTGCGTGATACAAAAGATGCTATCCTTGTAAATGCGCCCGGTGCTGGGGCAGAAAGCCTTTCCTTTGCTAAGGGAATTGGGGTAACATTCTCGGCTGTTTTATTCATGATCATGTATGCAAAAGCCGCCAATATTTTTGGACGGATCGGTTTGTTCTATGTAACAGCCATTCCTTTCTTGGTGTTCTTTATCAGCTTTGCTTTCTTCATTTACCCAAATCGGGAAATGTTCCACATGAGTCTTGAAACTATTCAAGCCTACCAAGCGGAATATCCAAACTTGACATGGATTGTTCCTTTGGTTGGAAACTGGACTTATACTCTGTTCTACATTTTGTCGGAACTGTGGGGAAGTGCTGTTTTGTCTTTGCTTTTCTGGCAGTTCGCGAACGCGATTACTCCTGTAAAAGAAGCAAAACGTTTCTATGGTATGTTTGGTTTCATGGGAAATTTCGGTCTGATTTTCTCAGGACCCGCTATTATTTATTTCTCAACAATTACTCAAAATATCGGTCTTGAAAAGGCTGAAGCTTGGGGTTTGACTTTGAAATATCTGATGGCTCTTGTAGTTGTAGCTGGTGCTATTTTATTGGCTGTGTTCTATTGGATGAACAAAGTTGTTCTAACAGATAAGCGCTTTTATGACCCAGAAGCTATGGGCGAAAAGAAGGGTAAAAAATCAAAACCAGGGCTTATGGAAAGCTTCCGCCACATTATAGAATCACCTTATTTAGGATTGATTGCGGCGTTGGTTCTTGCTTATGGTGTTTCCATCAATCTGTTCGAAGGTGTTTGGAAGGGACAAATTAAGATTGCTTATCCAAATGAAAATGACTACAACACGGTTATGGGCGGACTTTCCCTTGTAACGGGTCTGATTGCTTGCTTGTTTATGTTGGTGGGAAGCAATATTTTGCGTCGCTTCACTTGGAAAACAGCAGCCTTGATTACCCCTGTAGCATTGTTGTTAGGAATCGGTATTTTCTTTGCTGCTATTGCTTATAACAATACTCTTGTGCCACAGGGCATGAAGATTGTGGAAGCAATTGCTCAAGGTGCAATTGGCCGAGAAATCGTCGTGTTCGTTGTGTTTTTGGGCTTGGGTGTTAATGCCTTTGGTAAGGCTGTTAAGTACTCTTTGTTCGACCCAACAAAAGAAATGGCTTACATCCCCTTGGATCCTGAACTTAAGGTAAAAGGTAAAGCGGCCGTTGACGTGATTGGTGGTCGTGGTGGTAAATCAGGTGGTGCCTACATTCAAATGGGTCTTTTGACAGCATTTGGTGGAAGCGCTTTGTACCAATTGGTGCCGATTCTTGCCCCCGTTGTTTTGGGTGTGGTTATTCTTTGGATTCTGTCAGTTTTTGGACTAAGCAAGAAATTCCAAAGCATTACTCACGACAAGACAATGTAA
- the pgsA gene encoding CDP-diacylglycerol--glycerol-3-phosphate 3-phosphatidyltransferase has protein sequence MIFHILMNLANILTFSRILIVIPFVVTFYIHSPWASWLGISLYWIACLTDYFDGVVARKKNQISNLGKFLDPVADKLLISTTLIMLAGTGTLTGLSLIPAIIVLGRELFVSGLREHLFEQKTQISVSGLAKWKTAVQMLSLSFLLVQAPEWVLEIGMALLWVSAALSAITAYQYWIKVKI, from the coding sequence ATGATATTTCATATATTAATGAATCTGGCCAATATTTTAACCTTTTCTCGCATTTTAATCGTTATTCCCTTTGTGGTAACGTTTTACATTCACTCGCCTTGGGCAAGTTGGTTGGGTATTTCCCTGTATTGGATTGCGTGCCTGACAGACTATTTCGATGGGGTTGTGGCTCGCAAAAAAAATCAAATTTCTAACTTAGGTAAATTTTTAGACCCTGTGGCTGATAAACTGCTGATCTCAACAACTTTGATTATGTTGGCGGGAACGGGGACGCTAACTGGGCTTTCTTTAATTCCAGCGATTATTGTATTGGGCCGTGAACTTTTTGTTTCGGGCTTACGAGAACACCTATTCGAGCAAAAAACTCAAATTTCTGTGAGTGGTTTGGCCAAATGGAAAACAGCCGTTCAAATGCTCAGTCTTTCCTTTTTGCTGGTTCAGGCGCCTGAATGGGTCCTGGAAATTGGTATGGCTCTCTTGTGGGTTTCAGCGGCCTTATCAGCGATCACAGCCTATCAATACTGGATTAAGGTAAAGATTTAA
- a CDS encoding tRNA (cytidine(34)-2'-O)-methyltransferase, translated as MDLCLYQPEIPQNLGTLLRLGACMGVGIRVIEPCGFVISDKKLRRSGMDYMDHVDLTLVESWEAFLEQYKSRRIIALDTKGSVVYTDFTFQKDDILLLGQEGNGLPDSVLAQTTHQVRIPMMPGMRSLNVAVSAAMVLGEALRQTNRAYA; from the coding sequence ATGGACCTGTGCCTTTACCAACCCGAAATCCCGCAAAATCTGGGGACTTTATTGCGGCTTGGGGCCTGCATGGGGGTTGGTATTAGGGTGATTGAACCCTGTGGATTTGTGATCAGTGACAAAAAATTACGTCGATCTGGCATGGATTATATGGATCACGTAGATCTGACCCTTGTAGAATCGTGGGAGGCTTTTCTTGAGCAATACAAAAGTCGTCGCATCATTGCCTTAGATACAAAGGGATCTGTGGTTTATACAGATTTTACGTTTCAGAAGGATGATATTTTGTTGTTAGGACAGGAAGGAAACGGGTTACCAGATAGTGTTTTAGCCCAAACTACCCATCAAGTTCGTATTCCCATGATGCCAGGCATGAGGTCCCTAAATGTAGCAGTTTCAGCGGCGATGGTGTTAGGAGAGGCTCTACGTCAAACTAATAGAGCTTATGCCTAA
- a CDS encoding glycosyltransferase family 9 protein codes for MAIQKIRSKTIVIQPQQGIGNFMFYLPHIHSIAQRTVEKKVILLAHPSSKADIFAQNDPYIEKVIWVETHPGKHDGFLGAVRLAKLLESYKFEKAWILCSRSIRYGLSCWLGGIKKIYGPGHGMQKYFLTSRKSLTIPEQKKHPIERANLLLQKKNIPFLGEKTPLSIPESYLKNAQKKFGDLPKPWIGLVIGSSKSHKKWPKEHFLELADKLYKKKKGTIFIIADPQDKKDAHALHISLSERGINVQSVFEDLLTVFGLIHQLDFVVGNETGVTHGAPLVGTKALVLLGIGQDLIHNYTQVEGVRTVDTDEIRTEHENDLANLSPEKAFEKIKDLGWL; via the coding sequence ATGGCTATACAAAAAATAAGAAGCAAAACGATTGTTATTCAACCTCAACAGGGGATTGGAAACTTCATGTTTTATTTACCCCATATTCACAGTATTGCCCAAAGAACTGTTGAAAAAAAGGTTATTCTGCTTGCGCATCCTAGTTCAAAAGCAGATATTTTTGCTCAAAACGATCCTTATATTGAAAAAGTTATTTGGGTTGAAACGCATCCCGGAAAACATGATGGATTTTTGGGGGCTGTTCGCTTAGCAAAACTTTTAGAGTCCTATAAATTTGAAAAAGCCTGGATTTTATGTAGTCGAAGTATTCGGTATGGACTTAGTTGCTGGCTTGGGGGCATTAAAAAGATTTATGGCCCTGGCCATGGTATGCAGAAATATTTTTTGACGTCTCGCAAAAGTTTGACGATTCCTGAACAAAAGAAGCATCCCATTGAACGCGCCAACCTTCTTTTACAGAAAAAAAACATTCCATTTTTGGGCGAAAAAACGCCCCTTTCCATTCCAGAATCTTATTTAAAAAATGCTCAGAAAAAATTTGGGGATTTACCAAAACCTTGGATTGGTTTGGTTATCGGATCAAGTAAAAGTCACAAAAAATGGCCAAAGGAACATTTTTTGGAATTGGCTGATAAGCTATATAAAAAGAAAAAAGGAACCATTTTTATCATTGCAGATCCTCAGGACAAAAAAGATGCTCATGCTTTACATATTTCCCTGTCGGAACGGGGTATCAATGTTCAATCTGTGTTTGAAGATTTATTGACAGTGTTTGGGTTGATTCACCAATTAGATTTTGTAGTTGGCAATGAAACAGGGGTGACCCATGGGGCGCCGCTTGTGGGTACAAAAGCACTGGTCTTGTTAGGGATTGGTCAAGATCTTATTCATAACTACACTCAAGTTGAGGGGGTTCGGACTGTCGACACAGATGAAATTCGAACAGAACACGAAAATGATTTAGCCAATCTTAGCCCAGAAAAAGCCTTCGAAAAGATCAAAGATCTTGGGTGGCTTTAA
- a CDS encoding efflux RND transporter periplasmic adaptor subunit produces the protein MTGMIKNIKQFFSKKEKLKSTPNIWVAFKGFFTNFFARVVDIFHKTSALFPNVSVGKLSFISPLQLSKYSKAPKVLESTKSPKISPTSLWSIIYFQGFLLVAIAAGGIWAYFTYFKAPAIDKNIPQNPTYVEAAPVEEGTFETFVTIMGTLRANQSILVRPEVEGKIKSIKFQTGDKVSKGDVLIEMDDAIYKAIEKESVAKVLLYKGKYERAEKLYEHQAGTLKEKEENFAQLKMAEADFDKAYNQRQKTIIRAPFDGIVGFKDISIGSYVRPGEDLVTLDELDPIKVDFRVGENMIDRIALGKKVELVVEGFLDNQFEATIEAIDPNVEPIGHSIRIRAALDNSDDLFKPGLFAKVKMMDTSHENIIMVPESAIENRGNRESVYVIENGMAKNVVVKVGNRNGEKVEILSGLKPGQVVVTAGQMRFRDKENPVIILPSNTLKNLM, from the coding sequence ATGACCGGGATGATTAAAAATATTAAACAATTTTTTTCCAAGAAGGAAAAACTAAAGAGCACCCCCAATATTTGGGTTGCATTCAAGGGGTTTTTTACGAATTTTTTTGCCCGAGTTGTGGACATTTTTCATAAAACATCTGCTCTTTTTCCCAACGTTTCAGTAGGTAAACTTTCTTTTATAAGTCCCTTGCAGTTATCAAAATATTCCAAAGCACCAAAGGTTTTGGAATCGACAAAATCTCCTAAGATTTCACCTACTAGTTTGTGGTCCATTATCTATTTCCAGGGCTTTTTGTTAGTTGCCATTGCTGCAGGCGGCATTTGGGCGTATTTTACCTATTTTAAAGCCCCAGCCATAGACAAAAATATTCCCCAAAATCCAACCTATGTTGAGGCAGCGCCGGTGGAAGAAGGTACCTTTGAAACTTTTGTGACGATTATGGGAACTCTGCGCGCAAATCAATCTATTCTAGTTCGTCCAGAGGTTGAAGGAAAAATAAAATCCATTAAATTTCAAACAGGTGACAAAGTCAGCAAGGGAGATGTTCTGATTGAAATGGATGATGCGATTTACAAGGCTATTGAAAAGGAATCGGTGGCGAAAGTTTTGCTTTACAAAGGCAAATACGAACGGGCTGAAAAACTTTATGAGCATCAGGCAGGAACTTTAAAAGAAAAAGAAGAAAATTTTGCCCAACTAAAAATGGCAGAAGCAGATTTTGACAAAGCTTACAACCAACGGCAAAAAACTATTATCCGCGCGCCTTTCGATGGGATTGTTGGATTTAAAGATATTAGCATTGGGTCCTATGTTCGTCCCGGCGAAGATTTGGTGACTTTAGATGAATTAGATCCTATCAAGGTTGATTTCCGGGTTGGCGAAAACATGATTGACCGCATTGCTTTGGGCAAAAAAGTTGAGTTGGTTGTGGAAGGATTTTTGGATAATCAGTTCGAAGCCACAATTGAAGCGATTGATCCGAATGTTGAACCCATTGGCCATAGCATTCGCATACGGGCGGCTTTGGACAATTCTGATGACTTGTTTAAGCCGGGTCTTTTTGCCAAGGTCAAAATGATGGATACGTCGCACGAAAACATCATCATGGTTCCAGAATCTGCTATAGAAAATCGCGGTAACCGAGAATCTGTGTATGTGATTGAAAATGGTATGGCTAAAAATGTGGTTGTGAAAGTTGGTAACCGTAATGGTGAAAAGGTAGAAATTCTGTCTGGCTTAAAACCAGGGCAAGTTGTTGTGACGGCTGGTCAAATGCGGTTTAGGGATAAAGAAAATCCTGTTATTATTCTGCCAAGCAATACTTTAAAGAATTTAATGTAA